Below is a window of Myroides profundi DNA.
AATTGTAATTAACATAATCACTTTGATATAAATAATAGTTTAAATTTCCCATTCTATTTAGGTTTTGATATCCTAATTGAAATGCAATATCTTCTGAATACTTATAATCTAAATTAGCTTCGAAGTTTCTTGTTTCGTCATTCCCTAAAGATGTACTGGCTAAAACATTTGCTTTCCAATTCTCTTTATGGTAAATATATCTACCACCTAACATTGTTATATTCTTCTCTAACTGATCAGGTATAAGACCTCCTTCAATATGTGCAATACTCTTATAATGGTATCTATATTTATAGAAATCAACAAATCCTTCAAAACGTCCTGCCACATCTGACTGATACGCGGCCCCTACTCTATTAAAAACATTGTAGTATCTAGTCTTATTGTTTATACTACTTTTAAATGCTTCTCCAAAGTGTGTCTTATCTGTAAATTGATTATTAATATCAGCTTGTTTATATTCAAAAAACTTATCCTCGTAAGTAAACTCATGAGTCAGTAAAATACCATTCTTAAAAGAATTGTTTAATTGATATTGATGATTTAAGTATAAACGCTTTCCTTTCAACATTGTTTCAACATCTCTGTAATACACATTAAGACGTTCACGCTTATTATATGGTTTAACACTGCTTTCAAAAAGATCTAAGTCACGTATCCCCCCATTCTCTTTGTTCATGATGTCTTGAGCTGTAAAGTGAGCTCTCATCAGATATTTCTTGTTCTCAGATTGATAACTAGATCCTATTCTAAAATTACCTGTTGAAGACAGTTGATTAATATACTTTCCTAGAGAACGCAATCCTTTATACCCTACAAAGAAATTTAAGTTCTTACTTGTATTTAAAGTAATAAAGGCATCTAGGTTCTGCCCTTGTTTCATCACTGATCTATAGTATAAATCAGTATAAGGAGTAGGTGCAGAATAATACTTAATATCTTCTACATTTAAGTATGCAAATTGTTTTGCTTCAAAACCAAAACCTGGTAAAACATGATTTGCTTTATAATTATATTTTAATACGTTATAAGTCTGACCTTCATTAGCAAACTGAACTAACCCAAAAGGATCCTTTCTTAAATAATTAAACTCATAGTGCTTCTTTACAGATAGAGCTGTATCTACTGCTATCGTATCATTCTTAATCGAGATTATCTTATAGTCACTGATAGGTGCCACAGAGTCTTTCTTTACCTTCTGTCTAAGGCTTCCTATTTCTTTCTTCTCTTTTTTATCTTGGTCTCCATCAGGTCTATAACTTCCTTGCATATCTAAAGTTTGAAACTGTGCATGGATAGTCACACAACAAAAAAACAATAGAAAAACACCTAGGTACTTTCTCATAAAAATATAATTTGGACAAAGGTAAATTTATTTTTGAATTAAATAAAAAAAGCCATCCGAAGATGGCTTTCTATTTTATACTTAATAAGCTAATTATTTCTTAGCCCAAATAAGTTTTGTATCCATTTTGTCACCACCCATACGAGCAGCAGCAGCATCTTTATTAGCTTTGTTAACAAGATCCATGTCGGATGGATATGTAATTCTCTCAGGTAAATCCTTTAAATCTACTTTCGGAACAAATGTATACTGAGTTTCTCCATCAGGTCCTGTTGCAACTAGATCACGTGTTTCTCCTGGTAACAAGAATGTTTTAGGGAACTTCGTTCTTCGATACTCAGCCCAAGCTTCATAAGGTTGCATATATAATGCAATATACTTCTGAGTCATTACATTTTCTTCATTAGCAGAAGGAACCTTTTTTAGATACTCATCAATCTTAGCTTGAGTAATACCCCAGCTAGTCATAGATGCTCTAATACCGTTTTTATAATTGGTATCATTCCATCCATTTACCTCTGACAGAATAAACTCTACTTCAGCATACTCCATTAAAACCTCAACTTTATCAGCTTTATATATAGCAGCTCCAAATTGAGAAACACTACCCGTTTGTGAACCTGTAAATGACCCTAAAATACCAATTGGCATACCAACATAAAAATCCGCCGTTCTATCAACATAATTTCCTTGCTCAATACTACCTACAGTTTTACTAGCACTAAAAGAAACAACCGTTTCGACATCTTTACCATCCTTATCTTTGACAATATTCGTTTTAGGTGCAACCATTTTAAACAAACGCGGATCAACTATATCTTTAAATGGATTCTTTTTACCTACCATTTTTTCTTCTCCTTTCAATAACTCAACAAAAGTATTTGTAGGAGAAAAGTCATTACGATTATCGATAAAAGCAGCTCTATACAATGGTGCTGGATTAACTTTATCATTTTGGTATTTAAGACCAACTGAATCGTCGTTAGAACTCATAACACCGCTTTTTATAGCATCTGTTATATGATTTTGTGCTTCAGGAATTACATTCTTCACACGATTTGCAATTTTTAATCTTAGAGAGTTTGCAAACTTCTTCATCTTACCTGCACTACCAAATAAAAAATCTCCTTTATTAAAAATACCAGAATCAAGTTCAATAGATTCAGAAGCCTCTTTTAGCTCCTTCATCATATCTTTATAAATTTTATCTTGTGGTGCAAATTTAGGAGTTCTTATAGGATTAGCAGTTCCTACTGTCATACCTTCAAAATCAGGGTCGTCACTACCATAAGAATAATATGGAATATCACCATAAGTCTCCAAAGCTTGCAGCTGACTATATACCAACATAATACGAGAAGCAGCTAGCATATTACCAGGATGTCCATAAGTAAGTACTTTAACCTGATTAGCCTCATCTGTAATTATATCAATAATCTCTTTATATCCCTTTGCTGCAAGAAAAATATCTGTGTACAGACTGTTATTTACACCTGTTCGGAATAAATATAAATCTTCATCTGTATAGTTTCTTTGCGCAGAATATTGTACCCACGGTAAAGCCATTCTTGCAGAAGGGAATCCTCCACGAGTATTAGTCATTAAATCTTTATTAGATTTATTAAATAAACCTCCAGTAGGAACCTCTAAAGGTTTGTTTGGGTTTACGTTAATATCTTCTAATTCTTTGTCACACCCTACTAGAGCAATAAAGCATGTTAATAGAGATATTTTATAAATGTATTTTTTCATGAGAGTTTCTAGAATTTAAATTTAACATTCATACCATAAGTTCTTGTAGAAGGCAATGACGCCCCTTCAATAGCCTGAATATTTCCACTTCCGTAAGATGCCATCTCTGGATCCATACCTTTCCAGTCTAAGTTCCAAGTAAATAAGTTACGACCATAAGCTGAAATAGTAATTCCTTTAAATGGACCTATCCATTTACTAGGCAAATCATATCCTAAAGAAATCTCTCTTAACTTAATATAATCAGAACTAAATACGTTTAAAGCATCAACTCCACCATAATGTGATTGTGACCATTCTTGGCCAGATACTACCTTATCATTTTTAGATCCATCTTGTTTAACTCCCGCTAAAATAAGTCCATTCTCACGAATACCATTCTCAGCAGATTTATCAAGCATACCTGTATACATTCCAAACATATGAGAAGTAGAGAAGTAGTTACCTCCTTTTTGCATATCGATTAAAACACCTAAGCTAAAGTTTTTATACTTAAAGCTATTTCTAAGTCCCATATTATAATCTGGAAGATAAGAACCTAAAGCCTGTATCCCTGTACTTAAGTAAAGTCCATTTTCTCCAACAACTTTATTTCCATTATCGTCATAAACAAAATCAGTTCCATAAATTTGTCCATATGCCTCACCTACTTTACCTTGTAAAGATACTTGGAATGGAGCTCTTGTTATTTCTACTGATTCAACACCCTCAGCTAAACGAGTTAACTCATTCTTATTCTTAGAGAAATTCCACGTAATATCCCAAGAAAAATCATTTGTACGAATCGGAGCTAAATTAACTGTAGCTTCTATACCTTTATTCTTCATATCTCCAGCATTTTGCCATTGATATGCAAATCCTGTTGCAGCATCATACTGTACACGTGTAATTAAATCCTTGGTATCTATTTGATAATAAGAAACCTCAAATCCTACTCTATTATTTAAGAAACCAGCTTCTAAACCAATCTCTTTAGTAGTCATCATCTCAGGTTTTAGATTAGGATTATTAGCAGTATTACTTAATGAATATGTTGGACTACCATTAAATGGACCGTCTAAGTTGTAGTAATCAGCTGTTCTATATGCTTCAGTATCATTTCCTACTTGAGCCCATCCTAAACGAACTTTACCAAAAGACAACCAATCAACTTCAGGCATTAGTTGAGAAAAAATAAATGTTCCTGTCACAGAAGGATAAGTAACCGATTTTTTAACAGTAGAGAACCAATCTGTACGTGTTGTTCCTTCTAAGAATAAAAACTCTTTATAGTTCACACTAACAGACCCAAAAACTGAATTTGTACGTGAATGGAACTTCTCATTACTCGCCTTTGGATCTGATAAACTATTACTTAAATTATATAAATTAGGTATATCTAAACCTCCAACAGTTGTTCCGTAAACATAATCTCTTCGTTTTTCACTTCTATTAACTCCAACAAAAGCGTTAAGTCCGAAATCTCCAAAGTGATCATCATAGTGCACACGTCCTTCATAGTTATATTCAGAAACATCACGTTTCATGATACTATACTTAGAAGTCGCTTGTGAACCTACAGCCACTCTTTCTTCAACAGTAAAGCTATAACGATCACCGTATACAGTTCCTACTGCATATATCTTATCAGTAAAATTATATGTTAACTTAACATTCCCATACGTTCTATTACGTATATCTTGAGAAGTATTCTCATTAACCACCCAATAAGGGTTGTCTGAATAAGCTGGTCTACCATCGTCCCATCTATTTCTATTCCATGAACGTTGATCTCCATTTGCTAATTTATAATCCTTTAATTGTTTAAAGTCTACTTGACGTTGTCCCCATTGAAAGAACTTTTGTGCAACAGAGTTATCACCGTATCCTACCTCAGGACGGTTAAACCCTTTAGTATATACGTAATTAAAATTAGTTTCTGCTTTTAATTTATCTGTTAACTGAGTAGAGGCACTTACAGAGAAGTTATTACGTTGTAATTTTGAATTAGGTACTACACCTTCTGTAACATTGTTACTAAAAGACATTCTAACATTACTATCTTTGAATGATTTACCAATAGCTACAGATTGACTATGTGTGATTCCTGTATCAAAGAAAGACTTAACATCATTTTTAGCTTTCTCCCAAGGCACTTCCTTCATATAATCATTTGCAAACTCTGGATCAAAAGCATACCATGGTAAATATGGAGTTCCATCAAACTTAGGTCCCCAGCTTTCATCTACTTTGTATTCTGCAATATTATATGTTTTACCTCCAATAACAGCTGTTGGTAACTTACTAGCAGAACCACCTCCATATAATGTTTGTAACTTAGGCATGATATTAATACTTTCGAAACTTAATCCTGTATTAACCTCAATATCTGTACGTCCATTTTTTGCAGACTTAGTAGTATAGATAATTACACCATTACCACCTCTATTCCCATAAAGAGCAGAAGCAGGACCTCCTTTTAATACTGTTACAGATTCAATATCATCTGGGTTAATATCCGCAGAAGTATCACCATAGTCACGTCCACCAGACCCACGTTGCATATTTGTATCCGCAAAGTTACTATTATCCAACGGCACTCCATCAACAACAATCAACGGTTGGTTATTCCCTGTTACAGATTTTACTCCACGTAATACAATACGCGCAGAACCACCCATTGAAGAAGGAGAAGTCACTTGAAGACCAGCAACGTTTCCTGAAAGAGCATTAACAGCATTTGTCTGACCTGATCCAGATAAGTTATCTCCTTTAACTTCTTGTGAAGAATAACCTAACTTTTTCTTATCACGCTTAATACCTAAAGCTGTTACTACCACTTCGTCAAGCATTTCTTCATCGCTCGCCATAGTCACATTGTAAACAGCTTCACCGCCTACAGTGTGTTTAATGTCTTTCATTCCTACAAAAGAGAAAATAATCACATCTCCCTTTTTAACTTTTAACGAATACTTTCCGTCAAGGTCAGTCTGAGTACCTTCTGAAGTACCAGAAATCGTAACGGAAACACCTGGAAGAGGAAGTCCACCTTCACTTACAATCCCATTAAAAGTCTTTTCCTGAGCAAAACCTACTTGCACTAAAAAAGCAAGAGACCCTACTAAGATCCATTTAAACTTTGATTTCATTTTAATTATTGATTAGTTAGTATGACAAATCTAACAAAATATTTTAAACTCATTAAGTTTATTTTAAGTTTTTTAAAAAATCAAACATTAAACTAACCTTACAAATGAAAACGAAATAAAACATTATTATTAAAATATAGACTAAAAAAACAAAATAATATTAAAAAAAGACTACATAAAGACATCTAATTTACTAATTATAAAAGAAAAAATATCGTAAAATAAAACTAGTCTACTATTTTATATAAAATACTTTCCAAAGTCACTTTACTCAAGAGCTACCTATAGCAACTACAATATCTCCATAAAAGTTCTGTAAGTATAGTATCTCAATTTTTCTAAATAAAAAAACCCATCCAAAATTTGGATGGGCTTAATATCTAAAATCTTATGGATTTTGTGGTCTCAATTGACTATTTGCATTAATCTCTGAGATTGGGAATTGATATCTTAATCTATCAGACCCCGCAGGAATATCAAATTTAGTACCAGGAACAATTCCATGATTACTTTCTATTAATTTTCCGTTAACTGTAACAGCTTTAGTTCTATCCAAACCTACTTTCCATCTAATAATATCTGTAAAAGCAAATCCTTCACCCCACAATTCAATCCTACGTTGTAAACGAATTTCTTGTCTTAAAGATTCTCCAGAAAATGCATTAACATTATAGTCTTCTTGACGAGTTTTCATTAAGTTATCTAACGCGGTCTTAGCTCCACCCTCATCTCCGCTTTCAAATGCAGCTTCTGCATAATTTAATAGCATCTCAGACTTACGCATGTAGATATAATCCCCCATAAAACGCGATGGATCAACAAATTTCAAATTTGAATACATTGCTAAATTATTTGCATCCAAAGTCACTCCAAGAGATGGACTTACTAGAGTTTTCTTTCCATCATAAAACCAATCCTTACGCTTATCTTTATCATTAATCTGTGCATATAAACGAGCGTCAACCATCTTTGTAATATCATTAAATGATCCATAACCTTGATTCTGAGTATCCATATGTGAGAAGAAAGATGCCCAGATAGTTGTACTACTACCATCAATATCAGATCCCCACATTACATCAGGATTATTAATATTTGAGAATCCATCATTTACAACACCAAAGTCTACAGCACTTAAATTTTCTCCTAATGCTTTAAATGCATAATCTTTCGATTTCACCCAATCACCAGTATGTTGGTATACTCTAGACAACATACCACTAACAACATATTTATCTATGATACCTTTATTTGGAGCTACATATCCATTTAATAATTTATAAGCTTCTAACAAATCACTCTCTATTAATTGGTACACCTCTTTAGAAGGGACTCTATTAAGCTTTTGCTTTAATTTTCTATCTCCCTCGTGATCATAATACTCGTAAGGTATTCCCATATCTCCATTAGCAAAAACCTTCATCAAATTGAAATTCGCAAAACCACGCAATGCTAATGCACGAGCATATACTGTACTATTCTTAAAATTATCATCATATTTAGCAATAGACTGCATTATTAAGTTTGCATTATGTGCCAATTTACTATAATAATAGAAATGCATTTTAGTTCCTCTTAAACCTTCTACACGCATTTGATATGTATAATGAAATACAAACCAAGCGTTTCCTCCAAAGACCATATCTTGTCCCATTGCATCCATAGTTATATCTATAGATTTTTGTCCAAAGTCCTCGTGTGTACCAGTCTCACCTATATTTGATGCTCTTGCTGTGTAATATGCTCCAGCCTCTATACTTTCTGGCAATAATAAAGCTGCTTCAGGAAACCTAGCAAGTTTGTCTATTTTTTCATCTGAAAATGTAGATTCTTGATCTGTTTTTGTAAAATCGTCACTGCATGATGCCGTCATTATTAACCCAACAACAGCTA
It encodes the following:
- a CDS encoding putative porin, translated to MRKYLGVFLLFFCCVTIHAQFQTLDMQGSYRPDGDQDKKEKKEIGSLRQKVKKDSVAPISDYKIISIKNDTIAVDTALSVKKHYEFNYLRKDPFGLVQFANEGQTYNVLKYNYKANHVLPGFGFEAKQFAYLNVEDIKYYSAPTPYTDLYYRSVMKQGQNLDAFITLNTSKNLNFFVGYKGLRSLGKYINQLSSTGNFRIGSSYQSENKKYLMRAHFTAQDIMNKENGGIRDLDLFESSVKPYNKRERLNVYYRDVETMLKGKRLYLNHQYQLNNSFKNGILLTHEFTYEDKFFEYKQADINNQFTDKTHFGEAFKSSINNKTRYYNVFNRVGAAYQSDVAGRFEGFVDFYKYRYHYKSIAHIEGGLIPDQLEKNITMLGGRYIYHKENWKANVLASTSLGNDETRNFEANLDYKYSEDIAFQLGYQNLNRMGNLNYYLYQSDYVNYNWYNEFKNEKINQFDASVTTPWVKLSGTYSVLKDKLYFSNDATEFDKFGIPQQVLVTPKQYGGTINYLSIQAEKDFRFGKFGLDNTFLYQKVDQKDNILNVPEFVTRNTLYFTDAFFDKALKFQTGITLSYFTKYYGNDYNPLIGDFFVQDKVEIGNYPVLDFFINMKIRTARIYLMLEHFNSSMTGYKYYSAPNNPYKDFTFRFGITWNFFT
- a CDS encoding SusD/RagB family nutrient-binding outer membrane lipoprotein; the protein is MKKYIYKISLLTCFIALVGCDKELEDINVNPNKPLEVPTGGLFNKSNKDLMTNTRGGFPSARMALPWVQYSAQRNYTDEDLYLFRTGVNNSLYTDIFLAAKGYKEIIDIITDEANQVKVLTYGHPGNMLAASRIMLVYSQLQALETYGDIPYYSYGSDDPDFEGMTVGTANPIRTPKFAPQDKIYKDMMKELKEASESIELDSGIFNKGDFLFGSAGKMKKFANSLRLKIANRVKNVIPEAQNHITDAIKSGVMSSNDDSVGLKYQNDKVNPAPLYRAAFIDNRNDFSPTNTFVELLKGEEKMVGKKNPFKDIVDPRLFKMVAPKTNIVKDKDGKDVETVVSFSASKTVGSIEQGNYVDRTADFYVGMPIGILGSFTGSQTGSVSQFGAAIYKADKVEVLMEYAEVEFILSEVNGWNDTNYKNGIRASMTSWGITQAKIDEYLKKVPSANEENVMTQKYIALYMQPYEAWAEYRRTKFPKTFLLPGETRDLVATGPDGETQYTFVPKVDLKDLPERITYPSDMDLVNKANKDAAAARMGGDKMDTKLIWAKK
- a CDS encoding SusC/RagA family TonB-linked outer membrane protein, yielding MKSKFKWILVGSLAFLVQVGFAQEKTFNGIVSEGGLPLPGVSVTISGTSEGTQTDLDGKYSLKVKKGDVIIFSFVGMKDIKHTVGGEAVYNVTMASDEEMLDEVVVTALGIKRDKKKLGYSSQEVKGDNLSGSGQTNAVNALSGNVAGLQVTSPSSMGGSARIVLRGVKSVTGNNQPLIVVDGVPLDNSNFADTNMQRGSGGRDYGDTSADINPDDIESVTVLKGGPASALYGNRGGNGVIIYTTKSAKNGRTDIEVNTGLSFESINIMPKLQTLYGGGSASKLPTAVIGGKTYNIAEYKVDESWGPKFDGTPYLPWYAFDPEFANDYMKEVPWEKAKNDVKSFFDTGITHSQSVAIGKSFKDSNVRMSFSNNVTEGVVPNSKLQRNNFSVSASTQLTDKLKAETNFNYVYTKGFNRPEVGYGDNSVAQKFFQWGQRQVDFKQLKDYKLANGDQRSWNRNRWDDGRPAYSDNPYWVVNENTSQDIRNRTYGNVKLTYNFTDKIYAVGTVYGDRYSFTVEERVAVGSQATSKYSIMKRDVSEYNYEGRVHYDDHFGDFGLNAFVGVNRSEKRRDYVYGTTVGGLDIPNLYNLSNSLSDPKASNEKFHSRTNSVFGSVSVNYKEFLFLEGTTRTDWFSTVKKSVTYPSVTGTFIFSQLMPEVDWLSFGKVRLGWAQVGNDTEAYRTADYYNLDGPFNGSPTYSLSNTANNPNLKPEMMTTKEIGLEAGFLNNRVGFEVSYYQIDTKDLITRVQYDAATGFAYQWQNAGDMKNKGIEATVNLAPIRTNDFSWDITWNFSKNKNELTRLAEGVESVEITRAPFQVSLQGKVGEAYGQIYGTDFVYDDNGNKVVGENGLYLSTGIQALGSYLPDYNMGLRNSFKYKNFSLGVLIDMQKGGNYFSTSHMFGMYTGMLDKSAENGIRENGLILAGVKQDGSKNDKVVSGQEWSQSHYGGVDALNVFSSDYIKLREISLGYDLPSKWIGPFKGITISAYGRNLFTWNLDWKGMDPEMASYGSGNIQAIEGASLPSTRTYGMNVKFKF
- a CDS encoding RagB/SusD family nutrient uptake outer membrane protein: MKKIFYSIAVVGLIMTASCSDDFTKTDQESTFSDEKIDKLARFPEAALLLPESIEAGAYYTARASNIGETGTHEDFGQKSIDITMDAMGQDMVFGGNAWFVFHYTYQMRVEGLRGTKMHFYYYSKLAHNANLIMQSIAKYDDNFKNSTVYARALALRGFANFNLMKVFANGDMGIPYEYYDHEGDRKLKQKLNRVPSKEVYQLIESDLLEAYKLLNGYVAPNKGIIDKYVVSGMLSRVYQHTGDWVKSKDYAFKALGENLSAVDFGVVNDGFSNINNPDVMWGSDIDGSSTTIWASFFSHMDTQNQGYGSFNDITKMVDARLYAQINDKDKRKDWFYDGKKTLVSPSLGVTLDANNLAMYSNLKFVDPSRFMGDYIYMRKSEMLLNYAEAAFESGDEGGAKTALDNLMKTRQEDYNVNAFSGESLRQEIRLQRRIELWGEGFAFTDIIRWKVGLDRTKAVTVNGKLIESNHGIVPGTKFDIPAGSDRLRYQFPISEINANSQLRPQNP